GGGCACCACCGCGGGCAGCTGGGCACGGGATCGCAGGTGCCGTACCTGAGCCACCTCGTGAGCATCAGCGCCCTGGTGCTGGAGCACAGCGGCGACGAGGACCAGGCGATCGCCGGGCTGCTGCACGACGCGGTCGAGCACGCGCCGGAGGGCACCGGCGGTGCGGTGCTGGCTGAGATCACGTCGCGGTTCGGGGACGCGGTGGCCAGCCGCCGCCCTGACCGTGCAGGTCAGCTCCGGACGACGCAGAGCCGGCTGGCGATCTCCTCGACGTCGGCCGCACCGGCGGCCACGTCCATGACGAGCTGGAACGCCTCGTCGTCGGTCACGTCCGGCTGGTGCCCGTTGACGTCCAGGAAGACGACCGTGGCCAGCCAGCCCAGCCGCTTGTTGCCGTCGACGAGCGTGTGGTTCCGAGCGAGTGAGTGGAGCAGGGCCGCGGCCTTGAGGGGCAGCGTCGGGTAGGCGTCCTCCCCGAACGCCGTGGACCGGGGTCGACCAGCTGCGGAGTCCAGCAGACCCACGTCCCGGACCGGACCGGCCTGCAGGGCACGGACGAGGCCGAGGAGGTCGTCGAGATCGAGGTACTCGACCTCGCTCACACCGTGCCGAGCCGGTGCAGCACGTCCCCCCACCGGTCGATCTGTCGGGCCGAGCTCTCCTCGACGCGTGCAGCGTGCCCGCTCCGTTCGTACCGCTCGAGGACGGCTCGCCGGATGACCTCTTGGCGTGACGTCCCCTCGGCGGCCGCGAGGACGGTCAGCGCACGCTCGAGCTCGTCGTCGGTCCGCAGGGTCATCGCCATGGAACCGATGATACCAAAGCGGTACCGCGCATCCGTCCTCTGCCCGGGACGGCGCCCCTCAGCGCCGGCACCGGCCGCCGGCGCACAGCACCTCGGAGTCGGGTGTGATCGGGTAGCACAGCACCCCGCCAGTACCCGGAGGACCGGCATGGCCACGACCGATCGTCCGATCCTGCTGCTGGACGTCGACGGCGTGCTCAACGCCGCCCGCGCGGACCTGCCCGAGGGCTGGGAGCGGGGCCGGTTCAACGGCTACGTGCTGACCTGGGACCCGACCGTGACCGCCCGGCTGCGCGAACTGCACGAGTCCGGCCGGGTGGAGCTGCAGTGGCTGACCACCTGGACGACGGACGCCGACCGGCTGCTGGCCGAGCCGATGGGCCTGCCCCGCGGGCTGGTGACGCACGCCCGCGACGATGCGGCCCCCACCGGGTTCGCCGGGTCGCTCGGCGGGCGGGCCGGCTGGTGGAAGCTCACCGCCGCCCGCGCGGTGGTGGAGGCGGAGCCGGACCGGCGGGTCGTGTGGGTCGACGACGACCTGGCCGAGCAGGCAGCCGACACCGGGGAGTGGCTGGCGGCGAACCGGCACGTGCTGGTCATCGCCCCGGACCTGCGCCTGGGCCTGACCCACGAGCAGCTGGACGAGGTCGAGGCCTGGCTCTGACACTCCTTGACCTCGAGTCGGTTGGACATCCAAACTGACCGCCGTGGAGACCGCCGGCGGGCCCGTGCGGGTGGCGGACCTGCCCGGGCGCCCCTGCTCGCTGGCCGCCGCGCTCGAGCTGGTCGGCGAGCGGTGGGCGCTGCTGGCCGTCCGCGAGGTGGCACTGGGCAACCACCGCTTCAGCGACATCGCCCGCGGCACCGGCGCCCCGCGCGACCGGCTCTCCGCCCGGCTCACCGCCCTCGTGGCGGCCGGGGTCCTGGAGCGGCGTCCGTACAGCACCGCTCCCCCGCGCTCGGGCTACCGCCTCACCCCCGCAGGCCGCGACCTCGTGCCGGTGCTGCAGGCGCTGCTGCTCTGGGGCGAGCGCTGGGCGGCCGACCGGCCGGCGGTGCGGCTGCACCACGACACGGCCGGCCACGGCGACCACCCGGTCGACGGCACCTGGACCTGCCGGACCTGCGGCGAACCGCTGGCCGGCGCCCGCCCCACCCTGACCCCGGCCGGCCGGACGCTGCTCGGGCTGCTACCGAAGGAGGACCCGTGACGACACCCGACACCCCGACCACCGACCTGGGAACCCCGCAGGAGAGCTGGGGAGCCAGCCGGTCGCGCAGCGTCGAGTGGTACGACCCGATGGTCACCGCGGCCGGCGCGGCCGGGCTGAGCGGGCTGGACGCGATGCGCGCCATCCGCGACGGCCGGCTGCCCCCGCCCCCCATCGCGACGCTGCTGCGGATGTCGGTGCACGCGATCGAGGAAGGCATGGTCGAGTTCGGCTGCGCGGTCGACGAGTCGGTCTACAACCCGATCGGCGTGGTGCACGGCGGCCTGGTGTGCACGCTGCTGGACACCGTCGTCGGGTGCGCCGTGCACACGACGCTGCCGCAGGGCGTCGGGTACACCTCCATCGAGCTGAAGGTGAACTACCTGCGCGCGGTCCGGGCGACCAGCGGGCCGCTGCGCGCGGTCGGCCGGGTGGTCAAGCCCGGCAGCCGGGTCGCCTTCGCCGAGGGCGAGGTCACCGACGCCGCCGGCCGGGTGGTCGCGACGGCGTCGGGCTCGCTGCTGGTCTTCCCGCTGCCGACCTGAGCCGCGCTCAGCGGACGACGGTGGCCATCTCCACCAGCCGGCACAGCGCGTTCACCTGGCGCAGCTGCTCCGGCGTCCGGACGGCGGCGTCCAGCAGCTCCTCGCTCATGACCACGACGGCCAGCGCCTTGGCCCGGGACACCGCCACGTTGAGCCGGTGCAGGTCGTACAGGAAGGAGACGCCGCGGGGCGCGTCCTCGGCCGACGTGGACGTCATCGAGTAGACGACGACCGGCGCCTCCTGGCCCTGGAAGCGGTCCACGGTGCCGACCCGCGCGCCGGGCAGCAGCCGGCGGACGGCGCCGACCTGGTTGTTGTACGGCGCGACCACCAGCACGTCGTCCGGGCCGATGCGCGCCCGCTCCCCGTCCGCGTCGGTCCACCCCACCCCCTGCAGCGACTGCCACACCCCGGCCACGGCCGCGGCCTCGTCGTCGGAGACGGCCGCCGCGGGCCGGGTGTGCGCGACGAAGCGGACGGCGAGCCCACTGGCCCAGCCGTCGACGGCGATCCGCTCGCGGCCGGCCGCGGACTCCAGCCGCCCCTCGTAGGCCAGGTCGGACACGAACGCGGTCAGCGCCGGGTGCATCCGGTAGGTGCGGTCGAGGAAGACGCCGCGGTCCTCCGGCACGGTGGCGTGCCCCTCGAGCAGGTGCTCCAGCGCGGACAGCCCCGACTCCCCCGGGTGCACCGCCTGGGTCGGCTGGGCCAGCTGCTGGGGGTCGCCGAGCAGCACCAGCGAGCGGGCCGACCGGGCGACGGCGACCGCGTTGGCCAGCGAGAACTGCCCGGCCTCGTCGACGACGAGCACGTCGACGGCCTGCGCCAGGTCTGGGCGGGCCCAGAACCACGAGGTGCCGCCGACGAGGGTCGCCGTCCCGTCGAGCAGCTGGGCGGCCACGTCGGCGGAGTCCCGGGACCAGGCCACCCCGGGCGCGCCGCAGGCCTGGTGCTCGTCGCACTTCTGCAGCGCGGGGCGCTCCACGGCGCGCAGCACGTTGCCGATGACGGCGTGCGAGGTCGCGGTGACGCCGACCTTCTTGCCGGCGTCCAGCAGCGCGCGGATCAGCCGCGCCGCGGCCCGCGTCTTGCCGCTGCCCGGCGGCCCCTGCACGGCGAGCACCTGGCCGTCCAGCGCCCGGCCGAGCCGGACGACGGCGTCCCCGGCCTCCTCCCCCGGCAGCCGCCGGGTGTCCGGTGGGACGACGCGATCGAGCAGCGCCTGCCCGAGGCAGGGCCGGCCGGCGAGGACGTCGTCCGCGGTGGCGGCGATGGCCTCGCGCAACGGCCGGTCGTCGATCGGTCCCTCGGGGCCCAGCCCGCGGGCAGCCGCCGGCGGCTTGGCCGCCTTGACCACCATCCGCCCGCCGGCGGCGTCGAGCTCGCGCACCTCGCCGATGCGCACGCGGGTGTCGACGTCGACGGCGCGGGAGCCGACGGAGAGCTTGGTGTCCTGCGGCGGGAAGTAGAACTCGTACAGCTTGCTGCGCTTGTCGGCGCCGACCTCGAAGCCGCCGGAAACGCCGCCGAGGGCGGTGCGGTCTTCCACGAGCTGCTCGTCCTCCAGGTCGGCCCGGGCGAAGAACTCCCACCAGCCGGGGCGGGCCTCGCGGCGGTGCCACTGCACCAGGTCGCCGAGCAGCGGGTGCCCGGCGTCGCGCAGCCGCTCCACGAGGGCGGACTCGGCGGCCTCGGCGTCCGACCCCGGCGCCGGGGCGGCGACCTCGGCGGCCGCCGGGCGGGGCAGCGCGCCGTACTGGGCGGCCAGCTCGGTGCGCTGGGTCTCCAGCCAGTCGTGCAGCTCGCGGGTGGAGTCGACGTCGTCCTGGTTGTAGCGCTCGATGGCGTGCAGCCGGGCGGGGTCGCGGTCGGCGAGCCACTTCTCGTACTCGACGACGCTGCCCATCGCGTCGGCGACGTCGCCGGTGTGCTCGCGGCCGTAGAACGCCTCGACCTTCTTGATCGAGTACGACTCCCCGCTGATCCGCATCCCCTGGCGGACGACGGGCAGCAGGTCGACGAACCGCCCGGCGCGCAGCAGCTGGTCCAGCTCGGCCTCGCGGACGCCGTACCGCCCGGTGAGCCGCTTGAGGGCGGAGACCTCGTAGGCGGCGTAGTGGTAGACGTGCATGCGCGGGTCGGCCCGCCAGGCGGCGACGAGCAGGTCGACGAGCTGGGTGACCATGCGCTGCTCCTCGGCGGCGTCGTGCGCCCACAGCGCGGTGAACCGCCCGGCGCGGTCGCCGAGGCCGGCGAGGTACTCCAGCCCCTGGCCGTCGCCGGCCAGCGGGTCGCCCTCGAAGTCCAGGTAGCGGTCGCCGGGGCTCGGCTCGGGCAGTCGCAGCAGGCCCTGGGCGAGCAGCGGCGGCAGCAGCGTGCGGGTGGGCCGCTCGGCCTGCCGGCCGCGCAGCTGCTCGCGGGCCTGGTCGCGCAGCCGGGTGCGGGCGGCCCGGCCGAGACCCGCCTCCTTGAGGGCGGTGTCGGAGGCCTCGGCGAGCGCGATGAGGGTGGCGATGCCGGCGCCGCGGAGGGCGGCGCGCTGGTCGCGGCGCATGCCGGCGACCAGGCTCAGGTCGTCGTCGGCCCGGAGCTCGGCGGAGCACCGCGGCGCCCAGGTGCACTGGTCGCAGTGGCTGACCGGGACCGGCGCGGTCGGCGGGACGTCGCCGACGAAGACCTCGAGGCGGCCGCGGGCGCGGCGGGCGTAGGCGGCGACGTCGACCAGCCGCCACGGCCGCTGCGCGCCGTCCCCGGTGACGACGTGGATGCGCCGTGGCTGGAGGCGTTGCAGCGTGGCGAGCCGGTCGGCGTAGGTGGCCATCTGCAGCAGCGCGGGCACCTTGACCCGTCGGGCGAGCTTGGCGTCGGCGACCTCGTAGGACCACCCGCCCAGCGCCGACGGTGTCGGGGTCTTCAGCAGGAAGTCGGCCTGCCCGCCCCACCGGCCGTCGAACAGCGTCGCCTGGTGGACGACGTCGACGCCGGCGCGCATGGCCTCGACCGTCGCCGCCTCGTCCCGGCTGCCCTGCAGTCGGGCCACGCTGAGCCCCTGCTGCTCCAGGTACTCCAGGTAGGACAGCTCGTGGGCGATGCCGAGGTCGGCGACGAGCACCGTCTGGTCGCTCACCCCCTCGGCCGGGGGCGCGAGGAGGCCGTCGGCGACGGCGAGGTTGA
This window of the Geodermatophilus sp. DSM 44513 genome carries:
- a CDS encoding type II toxin-antitoxin system death-on-curing family toxin, coding for MSEVEYLDLDDLLGLVRALQAGPVRDVGLLDSAAGRPRSTAFGEDAYPTLPLKAAALLHSLARNHTLVDGNKRLGWLATVVFLDVNGHQPDVTDDEAFQLVMDVAAGAADVEEIASRLCVVRS
- a CDS encoding CopG family transcriptional regulator, producing the protein MAMTLRTDDELERALTVLAAAEGTSRQEVIRRAVLERYERSGHAARVEESSARQIDRWGDVLHRLGTV
- a CDS encoding HAD domain-containing protein; this translates as MATTDRPILLLDVDGVLNAARADLPEGWERGRFNGYVLTWDPTVTARLRELHESGRVELQWLTTWTTDADRLLAEPMGLPRGLVTHARDDAAPTGFAGSLGGRAGWWKLTAARAVVEAEPDRRVVWVDDDLAEQAADTGEWLAANRHVLVIAPDLRLGLTHEQLDEVEAWL
- a CDS encoding helix-turn-helix domain-containing protein; this encodes METAGGPVRVADLPGRPCSLAAALELVGERWALLAVREVALGNHRFSDIARGTGAPRDRLSARLTALVAAGVLERRPYSTAPPRSGYRLTPAGRDLVPVLQALLLWGERWAADRPAVRLHHDTAGHGDHPVDGTWTCRTCGEPLAGARPTLTPAGRTLLGLLPKEDP
- a CDS encoding PaaI family thioesterase, which produces MTTPDTPTTDLGTPQESWGASRSRSVEWYDPMVTAAGAAGLSGLDAMRAIRDGRLPPPPIATLLRMSVHAIEEGMVEFGCAVDESVYNPIGVVHGGLVCTLLDTVVGCAVHTTLPQGVGYTSIELKVNYLRAVRATSGPLRAVGRVVKPGSRVAFAEGEVTDAAGRVVATASGSLLVFPLPT
- a CDS encoding TM0106 family RecB-like putative nuclease, producing MYRLDGRLVLSPSDLTRHQECTHLTALNLAVADGLLAPPAEGVSDQTVLVADLGIAHELSYLEYLEQQGLSVARLQGSRDEAATVEAMRAGVDVVHQATLFDGRWGGQADFLLKTPTPSALGGWSYEVADAKLARRVKVPALLQMATYADRLATLQRLQPRRIHVVTGDGAQRPWRLVDVAAYARRARGRLEVFVGDVPPTAPVPVSHCDQCTWAPRCSAELRADDDLSLVAGMRRDQRAALRGAGIATLIALAEASDTALKEAGLGRAARTRLRDQAREQLRGRQAERPTRTLLPPLLAQGLLRLPEPSPGDRYLDFEGDPLAGDGQGLEYLAGLGDRAGRFTALWAHDAAEEQRMVTQLVDLLVAAWRADPRMHVYHYAAYEVSALKRLTGRYGVREAELDQLLRAGRFVDLLPVVRQGMRISGESYSIKKVEAFYGREHTGDVADAMGSVVEYEKWLADRDPARLHAIERYNQDDVDSTRELHDWLETQRTELAAQYGALPRPAAAEVAAPAPGSDAEAAESALVERLRDAGHPLLGDLVQWHRREARPGWWEFFARADLEDEQLVEDRTALGGVSGGFEVGADKRSKLYEFYFPPQDTKLSVGSRAVDVDTRVRIGEVRELDAAGGRMVVKAAKPPAAARGLGPEGPIDDRPLREAIAATADDVLAGRPCLGQALLDRVVPPDTRRLPGEEAGDAVVRLGRALDGQVLAVQGPPGSGKTRAAARLIRALLDAGKKVGVTATSHAVIGNVLRAVERPALQKCDEHQACGAPGVAWSRDSADVAAQLLDGTATLVGGTSWFWARPDLAQAVDVLVVDEAGQFSLANAVAVARSARSLVLLGDPQQLAQPTQAVHPGESGLSALEHLLEGHATVPEDRGVFLDRTYRMHPALTAFVSDLAYEGRLESAAGRERIAVDGWASGLAVRFVAHTRPAAAVSDDEAAAVAGVWQSLQGVGWTDADGERARIGPDDVLVVAPYNNQVGAVRRLLPGARVGTVDRFQGQEAPVVVYSMTSTSAEDAPRGVSFLYDLHRLNVAVSRAKALAVVVMSEELLDAAVRTPEQLRQVNALCRLVEMATVVR